The Polyangiaceae bacterium genome includes a region encoding these proteins:
- a CDS encoding efflux RND transporter permease subunit, giving the protein MKLTDLFIRRPVLAVVVNLVIIVAGLQAIRTLNVRQYPKLESATVVVRTAYVGANADLVRGFITTPLERSIAAADGIDYIESESTQGLSTINVRLKLNTDASGALADITARVNQVRADLPPEAQVPSISIEPSDARIAAMYLSFGSTILEDNQVTDYLVRVVQPRLSAIEGVQRADILGGRSYAIRAWLKPARMAALGVTPGEVRQALAANNYLSAVGQTKGALVQVNLTAGTDVQSVEGFRQLVIKRDGDTLVRLKDVAEVVLGAETYDQDVRLSGKRAVFMGVWVLPNANSLDVISRVRTEIETLQKELPTGMTAQVAFDSTKYIDSAIHEVVSTLLETILIVIVVIFLFLGSLRSVLVPVVAIPVSLIGAVFLMQVFGFTLNLLTLLAIVLAVGLVVDDAIVVVENVERNIELGKSRFQAALAGARELVGPVIAMTITLAAVYAPIGFQGGLTGALFREFAFTLAGAVFISGIVALTLSPMMSSLLLRNEPSDGWLTRSINAGFDWIRRTYARMLGWAMERRGAVYVVWGGLSLACIPMFMFSPTELAPKEDQGVVFTSLDVPANASLEQVSASATEVGRMFASEPEFDHSFQITFPTGGFGGILTKPWEERDRNIFAVQQDLSKKSQNLAGIRAPMFVPAPLPSPGLFPVEVVIASTAPHEEILRFAQQLSKVAGESGQFAFPPMIDVKIDQQKAEITLDRSKIAALGLNMRDVGTDLSTLLSGNFVNRFDIDGRSYKVIPQIERASRLTPNQLEDVYITGPAGKPLPLRAVASIKDEIEPRTLNRFQQLNAVKLSGIATRSLDGGLQVLEKEAKKILPAGYRVGYTGESRQLRQESGKFLPAMGLALLLIFLVLAAQFNSFRDPLVILLGSVPLAMFGAMIFTFLKFTGPPGMGFALTDGWTTTMNIYSQVGLVTLVGLVSKNGILIVEFANAQQALGHGKLEAVKMAAETRLRPILMTTVATVAGHFPLTLVTGAGAIARNSIGIVLVGGMAIGTLFTLFVVPAIYVLLARDHRASEESREEVPVPAVG; this is encoded by the coding sequence GTGAAGCTGACCGATCTTTTCATTCGTCGGCCGGTGCTGGCCGTGGTGGTGAACCTGGTCATCATCGTGGCCGGGCTGCAGGCCATCCGCACGCTCAACGTGCGGCAGTATCCCAAGCTCGAGAGCGCCACCGTGGTGGTGCGCACGGCCTACGTGGGCGCCAACGCGGATCTCGTACGCGGCTTCATCACCACACCGCTGGAGCGGTCCATCGCCGCCGCCGATGGCATCGACTACATCGAGTCGGAGAGCACGCAGGGCCTGTCCACCATCAACGTGCGGCTGAAGCTGAACACCGACGCCAGCGGCGCTTTGGCAGACATCACCGCGCGGGTGAACCAGGTCCGCGCGGACCTACCGCCGGAAGCACAGGTGCCGTCGATCAGCATCGAGCCCTCGGACGCGCGCATCGCTGCGATGTATCTGAGCTTTGGCTCGACCATCTTGGAGGACAATCAGGTCACGGACTACCTGGTGCGGGTGGTACAGCCGCGGCTCTCCGCCATCGAGGGCGTGCAGCGTGCCGACATCCTGGGCGGACGCTCCTACGCCATCCGGGCTTGGCTCAAGCCCGCGCGCATGGCCGCCCTGGGCGTCACGCCCGGGGAGGTGCGGCAAGCACTGGCGGCAAACAACTACCTCTCCGCCGTGGGCCAGACCAAGGGCGCGTTGGTGCAGGTGAACCTCACGGCCGGCACCGACGTGCAGAGCGTGGAGGGCTTTCGCCAGCTCGTGATCAAGCGCGACGGCGACACCCTGGTGCGCTTGAAGGACGTGGCGGAGGTAGTGCTCGGCGCCGAGACCTACGACCAGGACGTGCGACTTTCCGGCAAGCGCGCGGTGTTCATGGGCGTGTGGGTGCTGCCCAACGCCAACTCCCTGGACGTCATTTCCCGGGTCCGCACCGAGATCGAAACGCTGCAAAAGGAGCTGCCCACGGGCATGACGGCGCAGGTGGCGTTCGACTCGACGAAGTACATCGACAGCGCCATTCACGAGGTCGTCAGCACCTTGCTGGAGACGATCCTCATCGTCATCGTGGTCATCTTCCTGTTTCTGGGCTCGCTGCGGAGCGTGCTGGTGCCGGTGGTGGCCATCCCGGTGTCGCTCATCGGTGCGGTGTTCTTGATGCAGGTGTTCGGCTTCACGCTCAACCTGCTCACACTGCTCGCCATCGTGCTGGCCGTAGGTCTGGTGGTGGACGACGCCATCGTGGTGGTCGAGAACGTCGAACGGAACATCGAGCTCGGGAAGTCGCGCTTTCAAGCGGCGCTCGCCGGCGCTCGAGAGCTGGTGGGCCCGGTGATCGCGATGACGATCACGCTGGCGGCGGTCTACGCGCCCATCGGATTCCAGGGCGGGCTCACCGGCGCGTTGTTTCGCGAGTTCGCCTTCACCCTGGCGGGCGCCGTGTTCATCTCCGGCATCGTGGCGCTCACTCTGTCGCCCATGATGTCGTCGCTGCTGCTGCGGAACGAGCCGTCCGACGGCTGGTTGACCCGCTCCATCAACGCCGGCTTCGACTGGATCCGCCGCACCTACGCCCGAATGCTGGGCTGGGCCATGGAGCGCCGCGGCGCGGTGTACGTGGTGTGGGGCGGCCTGTCCCTGGCCTGCATTCCGATGTTCATGTTCTCTCCCACGGAGCTGGCGCCGAAGGAGGACCAAGGCGTGGTGTTCACCTCGCTGGACGTGCCCGCCAATGCCAGCCTGGAGCAGGTGAGCGCCAGCGCCACCGAGGTCGGTCGCATGTTCGCCTCGGAGCCGGAGTTCGATCACAGCTTCCAGATCACTTTCCCCACCGGGGGTTTCGGCGGGATCTTGACCAAGCCTTGGGAGGAGCGCGATCGGAACATCTTCGCGGTTCAGCAAGATCTGTCGAAGAAGTCCCAGAACCTCGCGGGCATTCGCGCGCCCATGTTCGTCCCGGCACCGCTGCCCAGTCCGGGCTTGTTCCCGGTGGAGGTGGTGATCGCGTCCACTGCTCCCCACGAGGAAATCCTGCGTTTCGCTCAGCAACTCTCGAAGGTCGCCGGGGAGAGCGGCCAGTTCGCCTTCCCGCCCATGATCGACGTGAAGATCGATCAGCAGAAGGCCGAGATCACGCTGGACCGCTCCAAGATAGCCGCGCTCGGGCTCAACATGCGAGACGTGGGGACGGATCTCAGCACGCTCTTGAGCGGCAACTTCGTCAATCGCTTCGACATCGACGGGCGCAGCTACAAGGTGATCCCTCAGATTGAGCGAGCCAGCCGCCTGACACCGAACCAGCTGGAGGACGTGTACATCACCGGCCCTGCCGGAAAGCCGCTGCCCCTGCGGGCCGTGGCGAGCATCAAAGACGAGATCGAGCCGAGAACGCTGAACCGCTTCCAGCAGCTGAACGCCGTGAAGCTCTCGGGCATCGCAACGCGCTCCCTCGATGGCGGATTGCAGGTGCTCGAAAAGGAGGCGAAGAAGATCCTGCCGGCGGGCTATCGCGTGGGCTACACGGGAGAGTCCCGCCAGCTACGCCAGGAGAGCGGCAAGTTCCTGCCGGCCATGGGTTTGGCGCTGCTGCTGATCTTCCTGGTGCTTGCCGCCCAGTTCAACTCGTTCCGAGACCCGCTGGTGATCCTGCTCGGCTCCGTCCCCCTGGCCATGTTCGGCGCCATGATCTTCACGTTCTTGAAGTTCACGGGGCCACCCGGGATGGGATTCGCACTCACGGACGGCTGGACCACCACCATGAACATCTACTCCCAGGTGGGCTTGGTCACTCTGGTGGGCCTGGTGAGCAAGAACGGCATCTTGATCGTGGAGTTCGCCAATGCCCAGCAGGCCCTGGGTCACGGCAAGCTGGAGGCCGTGAAGATGGCGGCGGAAACCCGGCTGCGCCCCATCCTGATGACGACCGTCGCCACCGTGGCCGGGCACTTTCCGCTGACGCTGGTGACCGGCGCCGGTGCCATTGCTCGAAACTCCATCGGCATCGTGCTGGTGGGCGGGATGGCCATCGGGACGCTGTTCACGCTGTTCGTAGTGCCGGCCATCTACGTGCTGTTGGCGCGGGATCACCGCGCCTCGGAGGAGAGCCGGGAAGAGGTACCCGTTCCCGCGGTCGGCTGA